From the Nevskia ramosa DSM 11499 genome, the window CTCGGCTGCAAAGGCCTGATGCGAGCCTGGATCGCCGGCAAGGTCGGCCTCGCCAATGCGCCGGGCGCCGGTGTTGCCGACGACAAGGTCGTCTACGCCTACGTGCCGCAGATGATCAAGTACTACCTCGGCGAGGACGCGATCCTGCCGAACGTGCCGAGCTATCTCTGCTTCGACAAGAAGCAGCGCGACTACGTGATCGCCAATCTCGACAAGCTGGTGGTCAAGCCGGCCAATGAATCCGGTGGCTACGGAATGATGATCGGCCCGCGCGTCTCGAAGGAGGAGCACGCCAAGTTCAAGGCGCTGATCGAAGGCAATCCGCGTAACTACATGGCCCAGCCAACCCTGAGCCTGTCGACCGCGCCGACCATCTGCGATGACGAGATCGAACCGCGTCATCTCGATCTCCGGCCGTTCATCCTGAGCCGCGGCGAGAGCACCTACGTGACCACCGGCGGCCTCACCCGCGTGGCGCTGGTCAAGGGCTCGCTGATCGTCAATTCCTCGCAGGGTGGTGGCTCGAAGGACACCTGGATCGTCGATATCGACGACGACGCACCAGGTGTCGTGACCTCGCCTGCCGCCGCCGCACAGGCTCAATCGCAATCGCAGAAGGGGACTCTCTGATGCTGTCCCGTGTTGCAGAAAACCTGTACTGGTTTGGCCGCTACGTGCAGCGCGCCGAGAACACCGCACGCCTGATCAACGTCAACGCCAACCTGATGCTCGACCTGCCGCGGCGCATGCCGCTGGGTTGGGCGCCGCTGATCGAGATCACCGGCGCCGAGGCGGCCTTCAAGGAGCTGTACGACGAAGCGACCGAGGAAAACGTGGTCCGCTTCCTGATGATCGATCCGCGCAATCCGGGCTCGATCGTCACCTCGCTGAACAACGCCCGCGAAATTCTCCGCGTATCCCGCGACACCATGCCGCGCGATACCTGGGAACGCCTGAACGACATCTACTTCTACGTTCAGGAGCGTGGCGAATCATCGATCCTGCGCACCGCCCGGCAGGCCTTCGTGCAGCAGGTGATCAGCGGCGCGCTGCTGGTCTACAGCGTGCTGACCAGCAACATGAGCCGCGATGTCGGCTTCCAGTTCCTGCGCATCGGCACCAACATCGAACAGGCCGACATGACCACGCGCATCCTCGACGTGCGCACGCTTCGCCTGAATCAGAACGACGACAAGCTCGACCTGACACCGTTCGAGAACATCGTCTGGATGAGCGTGCTGCGCTCGCTCACCGCCTACCAGATGTATCGCCGCCATTTGCGCACCCGCGTCAACGGCAACGGCGTGGTGCGCTTCCTGCTGCAGAACCGGGACTTCCCGCGCAGCGCGATGTTCTGCCTCGACACCATCGCTTCGACCCTGCCGCACCTGCCGAACAGCCGGAGCATCGAGCGCACCATCGACCGCACCCGTGGCCTGGTGCGCGACGCGAACATCGAGGGTCTGATGAAGATGTCGATGGGCGTGCCGGACCTGATGGACGAAATCCAGATCGGCCTGAACGACCTGCACACCGCGCTGGCGGACGCCTACTTCAGTCAGTCCGGCAAGTAGACCCGTCGCGAAACGGGAAACCGGAAAAAGCCGGCCGCAATGCGGCCGGCTTTTTCGTTTCAACCGCCGCTGTAGCCGTTGCCGTCGTCGTTATCGGCCGGCGCATCGCGATCGCTGCCGCGATTCTGGGACTGGCTGCTGTTCTGGCCAGAACCGGCAGGCGCAGACGACATCAGCCAGGCACCGTTCGGTCCCTGCTGCGACGGCCAGGTAGGCGTCGACTGATGGGCCTGCTGCGACATCGGTGCCTGGGCAGCCTGCTGATGCTGCATCGACAAGGCCAGCGACTGCTGCACTTCCCAGTCGAATTTCGGCAGCGAGCGCACCGCGTTCTCGAGCTGGCGCGCCCAGGTTTCCTTGAGCGCGGCGTAGTACGGCGTGTCGTAGTCGAGCCGGAACGAATGGGCGATCGACAAGCGATCGCGTTCCATGATCGCGACATCGACCGGCGGGCCGACCGAAATGTTCGAGCGCATCGTCGAATCCAGCGACACCAGCGCGCAGCGTGCGGCGTCTTCGAGCTTGGCACCCGGCCGGACGAAGCGATCGAGAATCGGCTTGCCGTACTTGATCTCGCCGATCTGCAGGAACGGCATTTCCGGGCTGGCAGCGATGCAGTTGCCGAGCGGGTAGATCAGATAGATCGAGGGGTCTTCGCCCATGATCTGGCCGCCGAGAATCAAGGTCGTTTCGACGTTGACGTTCATGCTCGATTCCGCGCTCTGCTTCTGAGCGCGTACCGACAGCTGGCCGAGGTAGTCGGCCGCGTCAAACATATGGCGCACGGTGCGCAGCGACACCTTGCAGTTCGGGTCGTTCATCTCGCGCCGGGCATAGGCCAGCACGTATTGCGTGGTCGCCAGATTGCCGGCCGAGAGGATCACGAACACGCGCTCCCCGGGCACTTCGAGTACGTGGAGCTTGTTGTACGTCCGCACGTCATCGACGCCAGCAGCAGTACGGGTATCGGCGGCGAATACGATGCCGTCGTTGACTTTGATCGCGACGCAGTAGGTCATGGCTGTGTGCGGGCCTGTTCTTGTGAATTGACGACGCATGCTCGGCCGCTGGCTGACGGAAGCATAACTTGTGCCGCGCTGACGCGACGGACGGGTCCGTCACCGCAGGGTTTATCAGTGGCTGGATCGCGTCACGGCCCGCGCCACGCATCCGGCTGCGATAATCGCGCATGACCTCGCTGAACCTGACCAGCCGCTCCGAATTCCTGCGCGTCCGCGGCCTGCGCTATCACCTGCGTCGCTGGGGCGCTGAGCGCCTGCCGTTGCTGTTCCTCGGCCACGGCTTTCTCGATGTGTCGGCAACCTTCGAACCGCTGGTCGCACCGCTGCTCGACCGCTGGCAGGTGCTTGCGCCGGACTGGCGCGGCTTCGGTCATACCGAGTGGCCACAGGAAGGCTATTGGTTCCACGACTACGTGGCCGATCTCGATGCCATCGTCAACCACTACTCGCCGGATGCGCCGCTGCGCCTGGCTGGCCACAGCATGGGCTCGCAGATCGTCAGCCTCTATGCGGGCCTGCGACCGGCGCGAGTCGAGAAGCTGGTGCTGCTCGACGGCATCACCCTGCCGGACATGCCGGCGGCGCTGGCGCCGAAACGCTTCCTGCACTGGCTGGACGAATTGCGCGAGACGCCGCGTGAACGCAGCTATGCCTCGTTCGACGAGCTGGCCGGGCGCATCCGCCGCCAGCATCCGCAGTTGTCGGAGGCACACGCCGCGTTCGTGTCGCGCTGCTGGGGCCGCGAGGATGGCTACGGCAAGGTCACCCTGTGTGCCGATCCCAAGCATTACCGCCACGGTCCCGGGCTTTATCACGCCGAGGACTCGAACGCGGTCTGGCGCGAGGTAACGGCGGATACCTTGTTCGTCGACGCCGGCAAATCCTTCGTCAAGATGCCGCCCGAACAGCGCGCGGCGCGGGTCAGCTGCTTCCGCCGCCACCGGGTCGAAGTGCTGCCCGAGGCCGGGCACATGCTGCATTTCGACGCCCCCGAAGAAACCGCGGCGCTGGTCGCCACGTTCCTGTCGGCCTGAGCCAGCCATGGCGCGCCTGAATCTGTCGCAACTGCCGACCACGCTCGCCAAGGGCCTGGCGCCGCTGTACGTCGTCGGCGGCGAGGAACCGCTGCTGGCCCAGGAAGCGCTCGATACGATCCGCGCCAAGGCGCGCGCCGTCGGCTATTCCGAGCGAGAAGTGCTCGATGCCGAAAAGGGTTTCGAGTGGGGCCTGCTGCTCGATGCCTGCAATGCGATGTCGCTGTTCGCGTCCTTGCGCGTCGTTGAACTGCGCCTGCACAACGCGCCCGATGTCGCCGGCGGCAAGATCCTGCAGCAATTGGCCAGCGCGCCACCGCGCGACGTGCTGCTGCTGATCCACGTCAACAAGCTGGAATGGCGCACCCGCAGCGGCGGCTGGTTTTCGGCGCTCGAAACGGCCGGTGCCAGCCTGTATTTTGAAGCGATGAAGCCGGGCGAGCTGCCGGGCTGGATCGGCGGCCGCCTGAAAGCGGCCGGGCTCGATGCCGAACCGGAAGCGCTGCAACTGCTCGCCGAGCGCACCGAAGGCAATCTGCTCGCCGCCCAGCAGGAGGTGCAGAAGCTGGTACTGCTGCACGGCAAGGGCGCGCGGCTGAACGTCGATGCGATCGACACCGCGGTCGCCGATTCCGCGCATATCGACGTCTTCGGCTGGATCAACAAGATCATGGCCGGTGATGCCCGCGGCGCGATGCGCGGCCTCGATACCTTGCGCGGCGAAGGCATGGACATCGTGCCGATCACCCTGCTGCTGGCCACCGGCCTGCGCCAGCTCGCCAACGTCGCCAATCTGATGGCGCGCACCGGCAATGCGGCCGCGGCCGTGGAAGCCGCACGCATCCACAAGGCCAACCAGGCGGCCTACACGAAGGCCGCGGAACGCTCGACGCCGAACCAGGTGCTTGGCTGGCTGCGCAAGTGCGCGCAGGTGGATGCCCAGGCCAAGTCCAGCGGCGGCCAGCCGCAGGCCTGGGAAGAGTTGTTAACATTGATCGTGGCCGTTTCGACGACGGCGAGGAAAAAGGCGGCAACGGCAAGGCGATGACTGCGGCAACCCACAAGGAATTCCGGAAGGACGCGGCCGGCAACGACGCGGTCAACCGCTACATGAAAGAGGTCGGCACGCGCGCCCGCGCGGCCGCCCGCCTGATCGCCCGCGCCAGCACCGGCGAGAAGAACGCCGCCCTGTTCGCGCTGGCCGATGTGATCATGGCCGAGGCCACCACCATCCTCGAAGCCAACGCGCTGGATCTGCGCGCCGCGCGTGACGCCAAGCTCGACGAAGCGCTGGTCGAGCGCCTGGAGCTGAACCCGTCCCGCGTCGCCGCGATGGCCGATGGCGTGCGCCAGGTCGCCGCCCTGCCCGATCCGATCGGCGAAATGTTCGATCTGAAGATGCGGCCGTCCGGCATCCAGGTCGGCAAGATGCGAGTGCCGCTCGGCGTCGTCGGCATCATCTACGAATCGCGCCCGAACGTGACTGCCGATGCTGCCGCGCTCTGCCTGAAGTCCGGCAACGCCTGCGTGCTCCGCGGCGGCTCGGAAGCGATGCACAGCAATCAGGCGATCGCTCGCTGCATCTCGCGCGCATTGAAATCCGCAGGCCTGCCCAGCGATGCGGTGCAGGTCGTCGACACCACCGACCGCGCTGCCGTCGCCGCGATGCTGGCGATGCCGGAAGCAATCGACGTGGTCATTCCGCGCGGCGGCAAGGGCCTGGTCGCGTTCGTCTCCGAACACGCCAAGGTGCCTGTGATCAAGCATCTCGACGGCAACTGCCACGTCTATGTCGACCACGAGGCTGATCTCGACAAGGCGGTGTCGATCGCCGTCAACGCCAAGACCCAGCGCTACGGCACCTGCAACACGATGGAAACCTTGCTGATCGATGCCCCGATAGCCGCCCGGCTGCTGGAACTGCTGGCACCGATC encodes:
- a CDS encoding alpha-E domain-containing protein, with product MLSRVAENLYWFGRYVQRAENTARLINVNANLMLDLPRRMPLGWAPLIEITGAEAAFKELYDEATEENVVRFLMIDPRNPGSIVTSLNNAREILRVSRDTMPRDTWERLNDIYFYVQERGESSILRTARQAFVQQVISGALLVYSVLTSNMSRDVGFQFLRIGTNIEQADMTTRILDVRTLRLNQNDDKLDLTPFENIVWMSVLRSLTAYQMYRRHLRTRVNGNGVVRFLLQNRDFPRSAMFCLDTIASTLPHLPNSRSIERTIDRTRGLVRDANIEGLMKMSMGVPDLMDEIQIGLNDLHTALADAYFSQSGK
- a CDS encoding proteasome-type protease encodes the protein MTYCVAIKVNDGIVFAADTRTAAGVDDVRTYNKLHVLEVPGERVFVILSAGNLATTQYVLAYARREMNDPNCKVSLRTVRHMFDAADYLGQLSVRAQKQSAESSMNVNVETTLILGGQIMGEDPSIYLIYPLGNCIAASPEMPFLQIGEIKYGKPILDRFVRPGAKLEDAARCALVSLDSTMRSNISVGPPVDVAIMERDRLSIAHSFRLDYDTPYYAALKETWARQLENAVRSLPKFDWEVQQSLALSMQHQQAAQAPMSQQAHQSTPTWPSQQGPNGAWLMSSAPAGSGQNSSQSQNRGSDRDAPADNDDGNGYSGG
- a CDS encoding alpha/beta fold hydrolase; translation: MTSLNLTSRSEFLRVRGLRYHLRRWGAERLPLLFLGHGFLDVSATFEPLVAPLLDRWQVLAPDWRGFGHTEWPQEGYWFHDYVADLDAIVNHYSPDAPLRLAGHSMGSQIVSLYAGLRPARVEKLVLLDGITLPDMPAALAPKRFLHWLDELRETPRERSYASFDELAGRIRRQHPQLSEAHAAFVSRCWGREDGYGKVTLCADPKHYRHGPGLYHAEDSNAVWREVTADTLFVDAGKSFVKMPPEQRAARVSCFRRHRVEVLPEAGHMLHFDAPEETAALVATFLSA
- the holA gene encoding DNA polymerase III subunit delta — translated: MARLNLSQLPTTLAKGLAPLYVVGGEEPLLAQEALDTIRAKARAVGYSEREVLDAEKGFEWGLLLDACNAMSLFASLRVVELRLHNAPDVAGGKILQQLASAPPRDVLLLIHVNKLEWRTRSGGWFSALETAGASLYFEAMKPGELPGWIGGRLKAAGLDAEPEALQLLAERTEGNLLAAQQEVQKLVLLHGKGARLNVDAIDTAVADSAHIDVFGWINKIMAGDARGAMRGLDTLRGEGMDIVPITLLLATGLRQLANVANLMARTGNAAAAVEAARIHKANQAAYTKAAERSTPNQVLGWLRKCAQVDAQAKSSGGQPQAWEELLTLIVAVSTTARKKAATARR
- a CDS encoding glutamate-5-semialdehyde dehydrogenase, encoding MTAATHKEFRKDAAGNDAVNRYMKEVGTRARAAARLIARASTGEKNAALFALADVIMAEATTILEANALDLRAARDAKLDEALVERLELNPSRVAAMADGVRQVAALPDPIGEMFDLKMRPSGIQVGKMRVPLGVVGIIYESRPNVTADAAALCLKSGNACVLRGGSEAMHSNQAIARCISRALKSAGLPSDAVQVVDTTDRAAVAAMLAMPEAIDVVIPRGGKGLVAFVSEHAKVPVIKHLDGNCHVYVDHEADLDKAVSIAVNAKTQRYGTCNTMETLLIDAPIAARLLELLAPIYSGHDVELRGCERTRQILPQAKAAKAEDWDTEYLAPILAVKIVNGIDEAMDHIARHGSAHTDAIVTENYTKARRFLREVDSSSVMVNASTRFADGYEYGLGAEIGISTDKFHARGPVGLEGLTSVKWVVLGDGNVR